From one Amaranthus tricolor cultivar Red isolate AtriRed21 chromosome 17, ASM2621246v1, whole genome shotgun sequence genomic stretch:
- the LOC130803685 gene encoding uncharacterized protein LOC130803685, producing the protein MASSTKLHSATLVTNIKTCVPIQLDDEGTNFNTWVTLFKLHCRAHLVDIHILPDDSTKASVSKDSEWQRLDDIVRTWIYCTISPSLLTSIIRPDDSAFDAWTRIENNFQNNKSSRILHLESKFNDISLANFPNVKAYCNELENLATSLNNLGSSISDNRLALQVLHGLTTDYRTFRSLVQHISPIPSFDTLRSMLELEEHSHHKETFSSHDSALITTPKPSSIENSKNFEPRDTSNHHGGHRHHRRGGRSSRSPSHRTNPHHGQQYRPSRTTQFSRPTKSSPSSFPSWNPVALPYWAQPPCSFPTQPWAHQKMHTPSHNRLPSAGLLGPRPAQSFHATNSSSPGYFPTDIDQAMHTLSLSSPDEQYYMDTGATSHMT; encoded by the coding sequence ATGGCTTCTTCCACAAAATTACACTCGGCTACATTGGTTACTAACATTAAAACTTGTGTTCCCATTCAACTTGATGATGAAGGAACAAATTTCAATACTTGGGTAACTCTCTTTAAGCTTCATTGTCGGGCTCATCTTGTGGATATCCACATTCTTCCTGATGACTCTACTAAAGCATCGGTTTCTAAGGACTCTGAATGGCAACGTCTTGATGATATTGTCCGCACGTGGATTTATTGTACTATTAGTCCTTCTCTTCTTACATCGATTATCCGTCCTGATGATAGTGCTTTTGATGCTTGGACTcgcattgaaaataattttcaaaacaacAAATCTTCTCGTATTCTTCATCTTGAGTCCAAATTCAATGATATTTCCCTTGCTAATTTCCCGAATGTGAAGGCTTATTGCAACGAACTTGAGAATCTTGCTACTTCCCTTAACAATCTTGGCTCTTCTATTTCCGACAATCGATtggctcttcaagttcttcatggtTTGACTACTGACTACCGTACCTTTCGATCCTTGGTTCAACACATCTCTCCCATTCCTTCCTTTGATACTCTTCGCTCCATGTTAGAATTGGAAGAGCATTCTCACCACAAAGAAACTTTTTCCTCTCATGATTCCGCTCTCATTACTACTCCCAAACCTTCCTCCAttgaaaattctaaaaattttgaACCCCGGGATACCTCTAACCACCATGGTGGCCACCGCCACCACCGCCGTGGTGGCCGGTCCAGCCGCAGCCCCTCCCACCGCACCAATCCCCACCATGGGCAGCAATACCGTCCATCCAGAACAACCCAGTTCAGCCGGCCCACCAAATCCAGCCCATCTTCTTTTCCCTCTTGGAATCCAGTAGCTTTGCCATATTGGGCCCAGCCTCCATGTTCGTTCCCTACTCAACCTTGGGCACATCAGAAAATGCATACTCCTTCTCACAATAGGCTTCCCTCTGCTGGGCTTCTTGGACCAAGGCCTGCTCAAAGTTTTCATGCAACTAATTCTTCCTCTCCGGGCTATTTTCCTACGGACATCGATCAAGCCATGCATACTTTATCTTTATCTTCTCCGGATGAGCAATATTACATGGACACCGGCGCCACTTCCCATATGACTTGA